A section of the candidate division TA06 bacterium genome encodes:
- a CDS encoding PD40 domain-containing protein, with protein sequence MQSIKLIYFWIACILQQRIKPAAIVFTIVIGFLFFCGCSNKTATEVEPPPFDWPVYKDFDPSWSPDGTIIAYVQNDISVPPVGIYFINPDGTNKRLFLESIEFTTLWRKPDWSPDGKWLVLCETYSAQIYKIRVPEGDSLTQLTTMGRNFFPAWNPDGKKIAWDTNYMDSLGANVIWIMDADGSNKKNICQQGVGERRMPDWNPITNKIVHMRYGDDDGTVWRGIAEMDTNGENVRHIFEISLTGSYPKVSPDGTKIVFSSQAEGQGPRVWVVNSDGNNPIKLTETGGDHPAWSPDGNGIVYCNTGVDGRLWIMNADGSNKRKLTP encoded by the coding sequence ATGCAAAGCATAAAATTAATTTACTTTTGGATTGCCTGCATATTACAACAAAGAATAAAGCCTGCGGCTATAGTTTTTACTATAGTTATAGGCTTTTTGTTTTTCTGTGGCTGCAGTAATAAAACAGCTACAGAAGTAGAACCACCGCCATTCGACTGGCCTGTTTATAAAGATTTCGATCCATCATGGTCACCTGATGGCACAATTATAGCATACGTCCAGAATGATATTTCAGTTCCTCCCGTTGGAATATATTTTATTAATCCCGATGGCACGAATAAAAGATTGTTCTTGGAGTCTATTGAATTTACTACTTTATGGCGCAAACCCGATTGGTCGCCCGACGGCAAATGGTTAGTGCTTTGCGAAACCTATAGCGCACAAATATATAAAATTAGGGTGCCTGAAGGTGACAGCCTGACGCAGCTTACAACAATGGGTAGAAACTTTTTCCCAGCATGGAACCCGGATGGAAAGAAAATTGCTTGGGATACAAATTATATGGACTCTCTGGGAGCCAATGTAATCTGGATAATGGATGCTGATGGTAGTAATAAAAAGAATATCTGCCAGCAGGGGGTTGGCGAAAGGCGAATGCCTGATTGGAATCCTATAACCAATAAAATTGTTCACATGCGATATGGGGATGATGATGGTACTGTTTGGAGAGGAATAGCTGAAATGGATACTAATGGCGAAAATGTACGCCATATATTTGAAATAAGTTTAACGGGTTCCTATCCCAAAGTATCCCCCGATGGCACTAAAATAGTTTTTAGTTCTCAGGCAGAGGGTCAGGGTCCAAGGGTTTGGGTAGTTAATTCAGACGGCAACAATCCGATAAAACTAACAGAAACCGGAGGCGACCACCCTGCATGGTCGCCGGATGGCAACGGCATTGTTTATTGCAACACCGGGGTTGACGGCAGACTTTGGATAATGAATGCTGATGGTTCAAATAAAAGAAAGTTAACCCCATAG